From Peromyscus maniculatus bairdii isolate BWxNUB_F1_BW_parent chromosome 19, HU_Pman_BW_mat_3.1, whole genome shotgun sequence, the proteins below share one genomic window:
- the LOC121823999 gene encoding uncharacterized protein LOC121823999 isoform X2, with protein MLGPGRSGAAGTHARLARPPRPGPTRALPALRAARSRAPGPAGRIYRCARPALALRSAPCNNTVSRVGNETWEENKAAGGVRSGGRRPCRRRWKRRRKAEPGAWQGGGSPDRSPRSQLFLGRAEARCWRRARHSGTLGRRIAGVHSPSKLSSGEQAFAAQGCAANPDSSRDR; from the exons ATGCTCGGCCCTGGGCGCTCGGGCGCCGCTGGGACTCACGCGCGCCTGGCTCGCCCTCCGCGCCCGGGACCCACGCGCGCCTTGCCGGCCCTGCGCGCCGCGCGATCGCGGGCTCCCGGCCCGGCCGGCCGTATTTATAGGTGCGCGCGCCCCGCGCTCGCGCTCCGAAGCGCTCCTTGCAATAACACAGTATCACGTGTGGGGAATGAGACCTGGGAGGAAAACAAAGCCGCAGGCGGAGTCCGCAGCGGCGGGAGGCGACCGTGcaggaggaggtggaagaggaggaggaaggcagagccCGGCGCGTGGCAGGGCGGGGGCTCGCCCGACCGCTCCCCACGGTCCCAGCTGTTCCTGGGGCGCGCGGAAGCCAGGTGCTGGAGGCGAGCACGTCACTCCGGTACGCTCGGGCGGAGAATCGCGGGTGTCCACAGCCCG AGTAAATTAAGTAGCGGAGAGCAAGCGTTCGCGGCTCAGGGATGTGCTGCCAACCCCGACTCCTCCAGAGATAGGTGA
- the LOC121823999 gene encoding uncharacterized protein LOC121823999 isoform X1 gives MLGPGRSGAAGTHARLARPPRPGPTRALPALRAARSRAPGPAGRIYRCARPALALRSAPCNNTVSRVGNETWEENKAAGGVRSGGRRPCRRRWKRRRKAEPGAWQGGGSPDRSPRSQLFLGRAEARCWRRARHSGTLGRRIAGVHSPQSKLSSGEQAFAAQGCAANPDSSRDR, from the exons ATGCTCGGCCCTGGGCGCTCGGGCGCCGCTGGGACTCACGCGCGCCTGGCTCGCCCTCCGCGCCCGGGACCCACGCGCGCCTTGCCGGCCCTGCGCGCCGCGCGATCGCGGGCTCCCGGCCCGGCCGGCCGTATTTATAGGTGCGCGCGCCCCGCGCTCGCGCTCCGAAGCGCTCCTTGCAATAACACAGTATCACGTGTGGGGAATGAGACCTGGGAGGAAAACAAAGCCGCAGGCGGAGTCCGCAGCGGCGGGAGGCGACCGTGcaggaggaggtggaagaggaggaggaaggcagagccCGGCGCGTGGCAGGGCGGGGGCTCGCCCGACCGCTCCCCACGGTCCCAGCTGTTCCTGGGGCGCGCGGAAGCCAGGTGCTGGAGGCGAGCACGTCACTCCGGTACGCTCGGGCGGAGAATCGCGGGTGTCCACAGCCCG CAGAGTAAATTAAGTAGCGGAGAGCAAGCGTTCGCGGCTCAGGGATGTGCTGCCAACCCCGACTCCTCCAGAGATAGGTGA